A single window of Usitatibacter rugosus DNA harbors:
- a CDS encoding alpha/beta hydrolase domain-containing protein, protein MTLPAISRAATILSLALVPALAGAAITEFSITSKEPYGDFAAGKFVKIEAEARGVLSPTEKIPGLDKAPRNASGMVEYKTPVTLIVPENPRAGNGALIVDVPNRGRPIAHGLYNSPRTRPILVGSLDQGTGFLQDRGYSLAVVQWELGEGPTLPAFESGSKKLYAEGVGFAAVRDVAIYLRKDGIERVYGLGYSQTARFLKSFLVNGFNEAGGKTAFDALHIVNAAAGGMPLLDAGPGPTSVASETPGHTNPEHRGVHEEPFTYGEVMKVAGPKYTKLPLVMVNHTYNDYMGGRAALSRTGAKGSADLPIPDNVRMYDIAGAPHTNSRTKNKDCDEGQGQIDWSPALRAQLVALDLWVQGKASPPANKLFALEARPTDGEVFQAPKYLTGSVLMVPKLDRDHNPMSGVVLPDLMVPIASHGYMNSPLSVMACRQAGTYRPFTKEVLEARYPGGVNEYMTKIRLAVRDLESQKLLLEDDGAVIVNAAAENPAFAPSRPRARGAQTAR, encoded by the coding sequence ATGACCCTGCCCGCGATTTCGCGCGCCGCAACAATCCTGTCGCTTGCCCTCGTGCCCGCCCTGGCCGGTGCGGCCATCACCGAGTTCTCCATCACGTCGAAGGAGCCGTACGGTGACTTTGCCGCGGGCAAGTTCGTGAAGATCGAGGCCGAGGCTCGCGGCGTACTGTCTCCCACCGAGAAGATCCCCGGCCTCGACAAGGCGCCGCGCAATGCAAGCGGCATGGTCGAGTACAAGACGCCGGTCACGCTGATCGTTCCCGAGAATCCCCGCGCGGGTAACGGCGCGCTGATCGTGGACGTGCCCAACCGCGGCCGCCCGATCGCGCACGGCCTCTACAACAGCCCGCGCACGCGCCCGATCCTCGTCGGTTCGCTCGACCAGGGCACCGGCTTCCTGCAGGACCGCGGCTACTCGCTCGCCGTCGTGCAATGGGAGCTCGGCGAAGGCCCGACGCTGCCGGCGTTCGAGAGCGGCAGCAAGAAGCTCTACGCGGAAGGCGTGGGCTTCGCGGCGGTTCGCGACGTCGCAATCTACCTGCGCAAGGATGGCATCGAGCGCGTCTACGGGCTCGGCTACTCACAGACCGCGCGCTTCCTGAAGAGCTTCCTCGTGAACGGGTTCAACGAGGCGGGCGGCAAGACGGCCTTCGATGCGCTGCACATCGTGAACGCGGCCGCGGGCGGCATGCCGCTACTCGATGCGGGGCCGGGGCCGACCTCGGTCGCATCCGAGACGCCGGGCCACACCAACCCCGAGCATCGCGGCGTGCACGAAGAGCCCTTCACGTACGGCGAGGTAATGAAGGTCGCGGGTCCGAAGTACACGAAGCTGCCGCTCGTGATGGTGAACCACACCTACAACGACTACATGGGCGGACGCGCGGCGCTTTCACGCACCGGCGCGAAGGGCTCGGCCGATCTCCCCATCCCCGACAACGTGCGCATGTACGACATCGCCGGCGCGCCGCACACGAACTCGCGCACGAAGAACAAGGACTGCGACGAAGGCCAGGGGCAGATCGACTGGTCGCCGGCTCTGCGCGCGCAGTTGGTGGCGCTCGACCTGTGGGTTCAGGGCAAGGCATCTCCTCCGGCCAACAAGCTGTTCGCGCTCGAAGCTCGGCCGACTGACGGGGAGGTCTTCCAGGCGCCGAAGTACCTGACGGGCTCGGTGCTGATGGTCCCGAAGCTCGATCGCGATCACAACCCGATGAGCGGCGTGGTGCTGCCGGACCTGATGGTGCCGATCGCGAGCCACGGCTACATGAACTCACCGCTCTCGGTGATGGCGTGTCGGCAAGCCGGGACATACCGGCCGTTCACGAAGGAAGTGCTCGAGGCGCGCTATCCCGGCGGCGTCAACGAGTACATGACGAAGATCCGCCTGGCCGTGCGTGACCTCGAGTCGCAGAAGCTGCTGCTCGAGGACGATGGTGCGGTGATCGTGAATGCGGCGGCGGAGAATCCGGCGTTCGCTCCGTCGCGCCCGAGGGCGCGAGGGGCACAGACAGCCCGGTAA
- a CDS encoding OsmC family protein: MSGIEKTASVHWEGGGKAGVGKISTQTAALKEYPYGFGSRFEDDRRGTNPEEILAAAHAACFTMAFSFACDKAGFKTEIVDTKAAVRLVKDGDGFTIDRIALELTAKVPGITPEKFEELAQGAKKGCPLSKALASVPEVTLKATLA; encoded by the coding sequence ATGAGTGGCATCGAAAAGACGGCAAGCGTTCACTGGGAAGGCGGCGGCAAGGCCGGCGTCGGCAAGATCAGCACGCAAACGGCCGCCCTGAAGGAATACCCCTATGGCTTCGGCAGCCGCTTCGAGGACGACCGGCGGGGCACGAACCCGGAGGAGATCCTCGCCGCCGCGCACGCCGCGTGCTTCACCATGGCGTTCTCGTTTGCTTGCGACAAGGCGGGGTTCAAGACGGAGATCGTCGATACGAAGGCCGCCGTGCGGCTCGTGAAGGATGGCGACGGGTTCACCATCGATCGCATCGCGCTGGAGTTGACCGCGAAGGTGCCCGGGATCACGCCGGAGAAGTTCGAGGAGCTGGCCCAGGGCGCGAAGAAGGGCTGCCCGCTCTCGAAGGCGCTGGCCAGCGTGCCCGAGGTGACTCTCAAGGCGACGCTGGCCTAG
- a CDS encoding tripartite tricarboxylate transporter substrate binding protein → MSLIRHSFARLAGAVTLGVLFLASAGIAHAQYPNKPIKLIVGFPPGGGSDSAARLTAQALSDKLGQPVVVENKPGANTIIATEFVKSQPADGYTLLFVSASFAINPSLYKLSFDPEKDFAPVGLVAVVPLMLITNMEIPAKNVAELVALAKAQPGKLTYASFGQGSAAHLAGEMFSAMTGTEMLHIPFKGSGPAITELLGGRVTMMFPGIGSAVPLVKEGKLRGIAVSTSKRVGYLPDIPTVAESGVPGFDIGTWESIQAPAGTPPDVVAKLNAAMKDVLATPVLREKLVALGMEPDGTKSPAETAQFIRSETQKFGKLVKDRNIKVE, encoded by the coding sequence ATGTCCCTTATCCGCCATTCATTCGCCCGCCTCGCCGGAGCGGTCACGCTCGGCGTCCTTTTCCTCGCGAGCGCCGGCATTGCCCATGCCCAGTATCCCAACAAACCGATCAAGTTGATCGTGGGCTTCCCGCCGGGCGGCGGTTCCGACTCCGCGGCCCGCCTCACGGCCCAGGCCCTCTCCGACAAGCTCGGCCAACCGGTCGTCGTCGAGAACAAGCCCGGCGCCAACACCATCATCGCCACCGAGTTCGTGAAGAGCCAGCCCGCGGACGGCTACACGCTGCTCTTCGTCTCGGCGTCGTTCGCGATCAACCCCAGCCTCTACAAGCTCTCGTTCGATCCGGAGAAGGATTTCGCGCCCGTGGGCCTGGTCGCGGTCGTGCCGCTGATGCTGATCACGAACATGGAGATCCCCGCGAAGAACGTGGCGGAGCTGGTCGCGCTCGCGAAGGCGCAGCCCGGCAAGCTCACGTACGCATCCTTTGGCCAGGGGAGCGCCGCGCACCTCGCGGGTGAAATGTTCTCCGCGATGACCGGAACCGAGATGCTGCACATCCCGTTCAAGGGCAGCGGTCCCGCGATCACCGAGCTGCTGGGTGGACGCGTGACGATGATGTTCCCGGGCATTGGGTCGGCCGTGCCGCTGGTGAAGGAAGGCAAGCTTCGCGGCATCGCGGTCTCCACCTCGAAGCGCGTCGGCTACTTGCCCGACATCCCGACCGTGGCAGAGTCCGGCGTCCCCGGCTTCGATATCGGCACTTGGGAATCGATCCAGGCGCCAGCCGGCACGCCGCCCGACGTCGTGGCGAAGCTCAACGCGGCCATGAAAGACGTGCTGGCCACGCCCGTGTTGCGTGAAAAGCTGGTCGCCCTCGGCATGGAACCGGACGGCACGAAGAGTCCCGCCGAGACCGCACAGTTCATCCGCAGCGAGACGCAGAAGTTCGGCAAGCTCGTGAAGGACCGCAACATCAAGGTGGAATGA
- a CDS encoding NAD(P)/FAD-dependent oxidoreductase: MMTSQVTVIGGGIVGVCSALFLQRQGFTVTLVEAGNIGEGTSFGNAGNISPGAVVPYLIPGILSEAPKWLLDDEGPLKVRPGYFLKVLPWFMAAAKEAKVENALKTSRAMRDLHRGTFDAYAELTRGTEADALIDRCGQLYVSERENYAQGSQLAQFMREAAGIKAIPISGAEVLEAEPTLAPIYGSGLLLPDNGRVKNPHQLTTILAKEAEKNGATIVRGKVVSILTNGMHVQAISVNDTTMPVERLVIAAGVGSRKLAAALGIEVPLEAERGYHITVVDSNVMPKVTVTNRDLSFACAPMNMGLRVAGTAEFGGVDSEPDWSRTELLKRQALKMFPALKLGNVTRWAGDRPSFPDGLPALGQAPGYDNAYFAFGNGHFGITGGPVMGKYIAEIVAGKKPGIDVTPFRPSRFTVK; the protein is encoded by the coding sequence ATGATGACGTCGCAAGTCACCGTCATCGGCGGCGGCATCGTCGGCGTCTGCTCCGCCCTCTTCCTGCAGCGCCAGGGCTTCACCGTCACGCTGGTCGAGGCCGGCAACATCGGCGAGGGCACGTCCTTCGGCAACGCGGGCAACATCAGCCCGGGCGCGGTAGTCCCGTATCTCATTCCCGGCATCCTCAGCGAGGCGCCCAAGTGGCTGCTCGACGACGAGGGTCCGCTCAAGGTCCGGCCCGGATACTTCCTCAAGGTGCTGCCGTGGTTCATGGCCGCGGCGAAGGAAGCGAAGGTCGAGAACGCACTGAAGACTTCCCGCGCCATGCGCGACCTCCACCGCGGCACGTTCGACGCATACGCGGAACTCACGCGCGGCACGGAAGCCGATGCGCTCATCGACCGCTGCGGCCAGCTCTACGTCTCCGAGCGCGAGAACTACGCGCAAGGCTCGCAGCTCGCGCAGTTCATGCGCGAAGCGGCCGGCATCAAGGCCATCCCCATCAGCGGCGCCGAGGTCCTCGAGGCCGAACCCACGCTGGCCCCCATATATGGGAGTGGCCTCCTGCTGCCCGACAACGGCCGCGTGAAGAACCCGCACCAGCTCACGACGATCCTCGCGAAGGAAGCCGAGAAGAACGGCGCCACGATCGTGCGCGGCAAGGTCGTCTCGATCCTCACCAACGGAATGCACGTGCAGGCGATCTCGGTGAACGACACCACGATGCCGGTTGAGCGTCTCGTGATCGCGGCGGGCGTCGGTTCGCGCAAGCTTGCAGCCGCACTGGGCATCGAGGTGCCGCTCGAAGCCGAGCGCGGTTATCACATCACCGTCGTCGATTCGAACGTGATGCCGAAGGTCACCGTCACCAATCGCGACCTCTCGTTCGCTTGCGCGCCGATGAACATGGGGCTACGGGTGGCGGGTACGGCGGAGTTCGGAGGCGTCGATTCGGAACCGGACTGGTCACGCACCGAGCTGCTCAAGCGCCAGGCCCTGAAGATGTTCCCCGCCTTGAAGCTCGGGAACGTCACGCGTTGGGCCGGCGATCGCCCCTCCTTCCCGGATGGCCTGCCCGCATTGGGACAAGCACCGGGCTACGACAACGCGTACTTCGCCTTCGGCAACGGCCACTTCGGGATCACCGGCGGCCCCGTCATGGGCAAGTACATCGCGGAGATCGTCGCGGGGAAGAAGCCCGGCATCGACGTGACGCCTTTCCGGCCCTCGCGCTTCACGGTGAAGTAA
- a CDS encoding sensor histidine kinase gives MAGTGRLAAALILLAWCTAASALSLDSKLRDLRLTTWSPRDGVPTGISTLVQASDGYLWIASTNGLHRFDGLRFEPVEIPRDDRLSSIAIFELFAPSSGGVWIGFSFGGAAFLKDGQATIYTEREGLPPGSVMSFTEDHDGRIWMGGTGGVARLEGSRWLRLGPESGHPNELTDPVMVDSAGTLWSATRKSVRFLPKGETMFREVGAPGDHETGAAGTTALFESRSGAVWWGNGAVVRKVFQNDTPRQRTRSPQRSLLFDRDGAVWVTSEKGEVRRNTRPEGLDPRSANRVESWDSIKPAVAFNIFEDSEGNVWVASERGLLRFSERTVAAVVPPPPVLEAGYAPINAAIVAADRGALWVGGWMFPSFKVQDRPELLPANVGSVSCAIRLDDGSVLLGGPNGFVRFAPGRVDRMKRPEGTGDWDVQAMAKDRAGALWVSIVRNGVFRLKDGAWKAYGGIASLPELTAISMATDAEGRVWFGYTEGRVAVVEGDRARVFAGKDRLPIGNVTAIHARRGRVWAGGDVGLALFDGTRFRAMSSEVEGAFRNITGIIETADGDLWLNAAPGIIHITSAELRLAATEPAHRIRGEIFDAADGVQGTSARIRPLPSAVEGTDGRLWFATGVDIYSLDPTRIHRNLVPPQVSIQALVADGKSYALTEKATLPANPASIRIDYVGISLTMAEKVRYRYKLEGVDKDWQDVRGRQQAFYTNLAPGLHRFHVMASNNDGVWNETGGTLEFRIPPTFFQTGWFIALCVAASGLALWAVIRFRVRQVARQMRTRFNERMAERERIARELHDTLLQGTQGLVYSVQAAANHLPREEPVRAMLEKTIERATAAVSEGRDRIQDLRVPADAGRDLGDALAAVGQELARGLEIDFRTLVEGAPRPLGAATRQEAYQIGREALLNAFRHARAASIEVQLIYEEEGLRVRVRDDGVGVNLDAAQSAGHWGMRGMRERAQKLGAQLDVWSREGAGTGTEIALRVPAAAAYVRRAPRSAWQSIRDLLGAQR, from the coding sequence ATGGCCGGCACCGGACGACTGGCGGCAGCGTTGATTCTCCTGGCCTGGTGCACGGCAGCTTCCGCGCTGAGCCTCGACAGCAAGCTCCGCGATCTCCGCCTCACCACGTGGAGTCCCAGGGACGGCGTTCCCACCGGGATCTCGACACTCGTGCAGGCCAGCGACGGATACCTCTGGATTGCCAGCACCAACGGCCTGCACCGGTTCGACGGCTTGCGCTTCGAGCCGGTCGAGATTCCACGCGACGATCGCCTGTCGTCGATCGCCATCTTCGAACTTTTCGCTCCCTCCTCGGGCGGTGTGTGGATCGGCTTCTCCTTCGGCGGCGCGGCCTTCCTGAAGGACGGCCAGGCGACGATCTACACGGAACGCGAGGGCCTCCCGCCGGGCTCCGTGATGTCGTTCACCGAAGATCACGACGGGAGAATCTGGATGGGAGGCACCGGCGGCGTCGCGCGCCTCGAAGGCTCGCGTTGGCTAAGGCTCGGCCCGGAAAGCGGCCATCCGAATGAGCTGACGGATCCCGTGATGGTCGACAGCGCGGGAACGCTCTGGAGCGCAACCCGCAAGTCGGTTCGTTTCCTGCCCAAGGGCGAGACGATGTTTCGCGAGGTTGGCGCGCCCGGTGACCACGAGACCGGAGCGGCAGGGACAACGGCCCTGTTCGAGTCGCGGTCCGGCGCGGTCTGGTGGGGCAACGGTGCTGTGGTCCGCAAGGTCTTCCAGAACGACACCCCTCGCCAACGGACCCGGTCGCCGCAACGCTCCCTCCTGTTCGATCGGGACGGCGCGGTTTGGGTCACCTCGGAGAAGGGCGAAGTGCGGCGGAACACGCGCCCGGAAGGGCTGGACCCGCGATCGGCGAATCGAGTCGAGTCGTGGGATTCCATCAAGCCCGCCGTCGCGTTCAATATCTTCGAAGATAGCGAAGGCAACGTGTGGGTTGCATCGGAGCGCGGCCTGCTTCGCTTCTCGGAGCGCACCGTCGCCGCGGTCGTGCCCCCGCCACCTGTGCTGGAGGCTGGCTACGCTCCGATCAACGCAGCCATCGTCGCCGCGGATCGAGGAGCCTTGTGGGTCGGAGGATGGATGTTCCCGTCGTTCAAGGTCCAGGACCGTCCGGAGCTTCTTCCCGCGAACGTGGGCTCGGTGTCCTGCGCGATTCGTCTCGACGATGGCTCCGTCCTGCTGGGAGGCCCCAACGGGTTCGTGCGCTTTGCGCCGGGACGCGTAGACCGCATGAAGCGGCCGGAGGGCACGGGCGACTGGGATGTGCAGGCGATGGCCAAGGACCGCGCCGGGGCGCTCTGGGTTTCGATCGTGCGCAACGGCGTGTTCCGGCTGAAGGACGGAGCCTGGAAGGCCTACGGTGGCATCGCGTCGTTGCCGGAGCTGACCGCGATTTCGATGGCGACGGATGCCGAGGGGCGCGTGTGGTTCGGCTACACGGAAGGCCGCGTGGCCGTGGTCGAGGGCGACCGCGCCCGTGTGTTCGCCGGGAAGGATCGGCTTCCCATCGGCAACGTCACGGCCATCCACGCCAGGCGCGGGCGGGTCTGGGCCGGCGGCGATGTCGGACTGGCGCTCTTCGACGGCACGCGTTTCCGGGCGATGAGCTCCGAGGTGGAGGGCGCGTTCAGGAACATCACCGGCATCATCGAAACGGCCGACGGTGACCTGTGGCTCAACGCCGCGCCTGGAATCATCCACATCACGTCCGCTGAGCTGCGCCTAGCGGCTACCGAGCCCGCACATCGCATCCGGGGCGAGATCTTCGATGCGGCCGACGGCGTGCAAGGCACCAGCGCCAGGATTCGTCCGCTGCCGAGCGCGGTCGAGGGCACCGATGGCCGGCTCTGGTTCGCTACGGGGGTGGACATCTATTCCCTCGATCCCACTCGCATCCATCGCAACCTGGTTCCTCCGCAAGTCTCGATCCAGGCTCTTGTTGCCGACGGCAAGTCCTATGCGCTTACGGAGAAGGCGACATTGCCCGCGAACCCCGCCTCGATCCGCATCGACTACGTCGGCATCAGCCTCACGATGGCCGAGAAGGTTCGCTACCGCTACAAGCTCGAAGGCGTCGACAAGGATTGGCAGGACGTGCGCGGCCGCCAGCAGGCGTTCTACACGAACCTCGCTCCGGGCCTGCATCGCTTCCACGTCATGGCCTCCAACAATGACGGTGTGTGGAACGAGACGGGCGGAACGCTGGAGTTCCGGATCCCGCCGACGTTCTTCCAGACCGGATGGTTCATCGCGCTGTGCGTGGCGGCATCCGGGCTCGCCCTGTGGGCCGTGATCCGGTTCCGGGTCCGGCAGGTGGCAAGGCAGATGCGCACCCGCTTCAACGAGCGCATGGCGGAGCGCGAGCGCATCGCGCGCGAGCTGCACGACACGTTGCTGCAGGGAACACAGGGCCTCGTCTACAGCGTGCAAGCGGCGGCCAACCATCTCCCTCGCGAGGAACCCGTTCGCGCGATGCTCGAGAAGACCATCGAGCGCGCCACGGCCGCCGTGAGCGAGGGCCGTGACCGCATCCAGGACCTGCGCGTTCCCGCGGATGCGGGCCGCGACCTTGGCGATGCGCTGGCCGCGGTGGGCCAGGAGCTGGCCCGGGGACTGGAGATCGACTTTCGCACGCTCGTCGAGGGTGCACCGCGCCCCCTGGGAGCGGCGACAAGGCAGGAGGCCTACCAGATCGGACGCGAGGCGCTGCTCAACGCATTTCGCCACGCCCGCGCCGCGTCGATCGAAGTCCAGCTCATCTATGAAGAAGAAGGGCTGCGCGTGCGCGTTCGGGACGATGGCGTTGGCGTAAACCTCGACGCAGCCCAATCCGCCGGCCATTGGGGCATGCGCGGAATGCGCGAGCGAGCACAGAAGCTGGGCGCGCAGCTCGACGTCTGGAGCCGCGAGGGGGCCGGCACCGGCACGGAGATCGCCCTGCGCGTGCCCGCCGCCGCCGCATACGTCCGCCGCGCTCCACGCTCGGCGTGGCAATCGATTCGCGACCTCCTGGGAGCCCAACGATGA
- a CDS encoding response regulator, which yields MTDTAPIRILVVDDHPLLREGLAAVIDSVPGMKIVAQASDGHEALARFREHRPDVTLMDLQMPGMDGIAAAAAIRAEWPNARIVMLTTYQGDAQALRALKAGAIGYLLKSMPHEDLVEGIRSAHAGQRYIPREIAAELAAHVADDTLSPREVDVLKRVAAGGSNKTIAAQLSLSEDTVKSHVKNIMGKLSASDRTHAVTIALKRGIIDM from the coding sequence ATGACCGACACCGCGCCCATACGCATCCTCGTCGTCGACGACCATCCGCTCCTGCGCGAGGGATTGGCCGCCGTGATCGACAGCGTGCCCGGCATGAAGATCGTTGCGCAGGCAAGCGACGGACACGAAGCGCTCGCTCGCTTCCGCGAGCACCGGCCGGACGTGACCCTGATGGACCTGCAGATGCCGGGCATGGACGGCATCGCCGCCGCCGCGGCCATCCGCGCCGAGTGGCCCAATGCCCGCATCGTGATGCTGACCACGTACCAGGGCGATGCCCAGGCGCTGCGTGCGCTGAAGGCCGGTGCGATCGGTTACCTGCTGAAGAGCATGCCGCACGAGGATCTCGTGGAGGGCATTCGCTCCGCGCACGCCGGCCAGCGCTATATCCCGCGGGAGATCGCCGCCGAGCTCGCGGCCCACGTCGCCGACGACACCCTTTCGCCCCGCGAAGTCGACGTGCTCAAGCGTGTGGCCGCCGGCGGCTCCAACAAGACCATCGCCGCGCAGCTCTCGCTCTCCGAAGACACCGTCAAGTCGCATGTGAAGAACATCATGGGCAAGCTCTCCGCGAGCGACCGGACGCACGCCGTCACCATCGCGCTCAAGCGCGGCATCATCGACATGTGA
- a CDS encoding helix-turn-helix domain-containing protein: protein MHTSSGLKPRAMERVMAHIEDNIGENLNLGTLASIACVSKFHFVRMFRRSTGHSPMAFVLRRRIELARLALEGRETTLASVAAELGFYDQSHFTRSFRRHTGFTPGKYQPLTCR from the coding sequence ATGCACACTTCAAGCGGACTCAAGCCACGCGCGATGGAACGCGTGATGGCGCACATCGAAGACAACATCGGCGAGAACTTGAACCTCGGCACGCTGGCGAGCATCGCCTGCGTCAGCAAGTTCCACTTCGTGAGGATGTTTCGCCGGAGCACGGGCCACAGCCCGATGGCCTTCGTGCTGCGCCGGCGCATCGAGCTCGCGCGGCTCGCGCTGGAGGGACGGGAGACGACGCTGGCGAGCGTGGCGGCGGAGCTCGGGTTCTACGACCAGAGCCACTTCACGCGCTCCTTCCGCCGCCACACCGGCTTCACGCCGGGGAAGTACCAACCGCTCACATGTCGATGA
- a CDS encoding DUF6010 family protein encodes MSTHSHDSAFSKRPILTGVAVGIGSLLPHAFLPPQASLAFAAILIALIAGIYFGFAVMNGSPRDQMVEFNITGLFATAGLLGLLYWPVVLPLAYFAHACWDLAHHNRAHLPLVAIPRWYVPWCVVIDVIVGTGLLVIWRSHGLI; translated from the coding sequence ATGAGCACCCACTCGCACGATTCGGCCTTCTCGAAGCGCCCGATCCTCACGGGCGTGGCCGTCGGCATCGGTTCACTGCTGCCGCATGCGTTCCTGCCACCCCAGGCTTCGCTGGCGTTCGCGGCGATCCTCATCGCGCTCATCGCCGGAATCTACTTCGGCTTCGCGGTGATGAACGGGTCGCCTCGTGACCAGATGGTCGAGTTCAACATCACCGGACTCTTCGCGACGGCCGGGTTGTTGGGGCTGCTCTACTGGCCGGTCGTCTTGCCTCTCGCGTACTTCGCACATGCCTGCTGGGACCTGGCGCACCACAACCGCGCGCACCTGCCGCTGGTCGCCATTCCTCGCTGGTACGTGCCGTGGTGCGTGGTGATCGACGTGATCGTCGGCACGGGCCTGCTCGTCATCTGGCGCAGCCACGGCCTCATCTAG
- a CDS encoding alpha/beta fold hydrolase, with protein MSTITTRDGTRIYYKDWGKGQPVVFSHGWPLSSDAWEAQMFFLASNGYRCIAHDRRGHGRSSQPWNGNDMDTYADDLAELFAALDLRDAIMVGHSTGGGEVARFIGRHGTQRVAKVVLMGAVPPIMLKTPSNPGGLPIEVFDGFRRAYLEDRAQFFLDVASGPFFGFNRPGAKVSEGLIQSWWLQGMMCGHKNGYDCIKAFSETDFTEDLKKIDVPTLIIHGDDDQIVPFRASAILSAKLVKKAELKIYRGGTHSLGDTSKKDLNADLLAFARSQP; from the coding sequence ATGAGCACGATCACCACCCGGGACGGCACGCGGATCTACTACAAGGACTGGGGCAAGGGGCAGCCGGTGGTCTTCAGCCACGGCTGGCCGCTTTCCTCCGATGCGTGGGAAGCGCAGATGTTCTTCCTCGCCTCGAATGGCTATCGGTGCATCGCGCACGACCGGCGCGGCCACGGCCGGTCGAGCCAGCCGTGGAACGGCAACGACATGGACACGTACGCGGACGATCTCGCCGAGCTTTTCGCGGCGCTCGACCTGCGCGACGCGATCATGGTCGGCCACTCCACGGGCGGCGGCGAGGTCGCGCGCTTCATCGGCCGCCACGGCACGCAGCGTGTCGCCAAGGTCGTGCTCATGGGCGCGGTACCTCCGATCATGTTGAAGACGCCTTCCAACCCGGGCGGCCTGCCGATCGAGGTCTTCGACGGCTTCCGCAGGGCGTACCTCGAGGATCGCGCGCAGTTCTTCCTCGACGTCGCGAGCGGACCGTTCTTCGGCTTCAACCGGCCCGGCGCGAAGGTCTCGGAGGGGCTCATCCAGTCGTGGTGGCTGCAGGGCATGATGTGCGGCCACAAGAACGGCTACGACTGCATCAAAGCGTTCTCGGAGACCGACTTCACCGAGGACCTGAAGAAGATCGACGTTCCCACGCTGATCATCCACGGCGATGACGACCAGATCGTGCCCTTCCGTGCGTCGGCGATCCTCTCGGCGAAGCTCGTGAAGAAAGCCGAGCTGAAGATCTACAGGGGCGGTACGCACAGCCTGGGCGACACCAGCAAGAAGGATCTCAACGCCGACCTGCTGGCGTTCGCGAGGAGCCAACCATGA
- a CDS encoding alpha/beta fold hydrolase codes for MSKPSIVLVHGAFADSSSWDGVVTKLRAQGYPVIAAANPLRSVKGDAAYVASVLDSIEGPIVLVGHSYGGTVITNAVNGNANVKALVYVAGFAPDKGETAVYLSGKFPGGTLGPTLAPPVTLPDGGKDLYIQQDKFRAQFAADVPAVQTTRMAAAQRPVTEAALNEASGDAAWKSVPSWFIYGELDNNIPAAAISYMAERAGARKTVNVKGASHVVMVSHPDQVAKLIGEAAASAR; via the coding sequence ATGAGCAAGCCCAGCATCGTCCTCGTCCATGGCGCGTTCGCCGACTCCTCGAGCTGGGACGGCGTCGTCACCAAGTTGCGCGCCCAGGGCTACCCTGTCATCGCCGCCGCGAATCCGCTTCGAAGCGTGAAGGGCGACGCGGCCTACGTGGCCAGCGTCCTCGACAGCATCGAAGGCCCGATCGTGCTGGTGGGCCACTCGTACGGCGGGACGGTCATCACCAACGCCGTCAACGGCAACGCGAACGTGAAGGCGCTGGTCTATGTCGCGGGCTTTGCGCCCGACAAGGGCGAGACCGCGGTCTATCTCTCCGGCAAGTTTCCCGGGGGCACGCTGGGGCCGACGCTGGCGCCGCCGGTCACGTTGCCCGACGGGGGCAAGGATCTCTACATCCAGCAGGACAAGTTCCGCGCGCAGTTCGCCGCCGACGTGCCCGCGGTCCAGACGACCCGCATGGCGGCTGCGCAGCGTCCCGTCACCGAGGCCGCGCTCAACGAAGCGTCCGGGGACGCCGCATGGAAGTCGGTTCCGTCCTGGTTCATCTACGGAGAGCTCGACAACAACATCCCCGCGGCGGCCATCAGCTACATGGCCGAGCGTGCGGGTGCGCGCAAGACCGTGAACGTGAAAGGCGCATCGCACGTGGTGATGGTCTCGCACCCGGACCAGGTCGCGAAGCTGATCGGCGAAGCTGCCGCGTCGGCCCGCTGA
- a CDS encoding DUF883 family protein: MTQENDLAAARQRLLEDFGKIVTDTETLLRSLANVSGEKAAEMRNTVGANLEAAKGRLRELQGDAMDKATGAAREADAYVKGNPWTAVGVAAAAGVIIGIMIASNRR; this comes from the coding sequence ATGACCCAGGAAAACGACCTCGCCGCGGCACGCCAGCGGCTTCTCGAGGATTTCGGCAAGATCGTCACCGACACCGAGACGCTGCTGCGCTCGCTCGCGAACGTGAGCGGCGAAAAGGCCGCCGAGATGCGTAATACGGTGGGCGCCAACCTGGAAGCCGCGAAGGGCCGTCTTCGCGAGTTGCAGGGCGACGCGATGGACAAGGCCACGGGCGCCGCCCGCGAGGCGGATGCCTACGTGAAAGGCAATCCGTGGACCGCGGTGGGTGTCGCGGCCGCGGCGGGTGTCATCATCGGCATCATGATCGCGTCCAATCGCCGCTAG